In Sporosarcina psychrophila, a genomic segment contains:
- a CDS encoding NUDIX hydrolase produces the protein MEQLKVFDENYTYLRNENRAKVHCEGLWHETFHCWLVDDQFVYIQKRSAIKKDFPGLFDITAAGHILSTETVADGIREVEEELGIEVDITKLHSKGVVQNSIKLPTFIDREFSNVFLYDSTFAASEFSLQQEEVESVHVVERQALIDLFVNEVMTVKCINIFDGTLAEIGLSDFVPHERNYFEQVAHIFKE, from the coding sequence ATGGAACAATTAAAGGTCTTCGATGAAAACTATACCTATTTGAGAAATGAAAATAGAGCCAAGGTCCACTGTGAGGGACTGTGGCATGAAACCTTCCATTGCTGGCTAGTCGATGATCAGTTTGTCTATATTCAAAAAAGAAGCGCTATTAAAAAAGACTTTCCGGGATTGTTTGATATTACCGCTGCAGGGCATATTCTCTCAACAGAAACTGTGGCAGATGGCATTCGTGAGGTGGAAGAGGAATTAGGCATAGAAGTCGATATAACGAAGCTGCATTCGAAAGGTGTTGTGCAGAACAGTATCAAATTGCCCACCTTTATTGATCGTGAGTTTTCGAATGTCTTCTTATATGACTCAACTTTTGCAGCAAGCGAATTTTCATTGCAACAAGAGGAAGTAGAAAGTGTCCATGTCGTGGAGCGACAAGCACTAATTGACCTTTTCGTTAATGAAGTAATGACAGTTAAATGCATCAATATTTTCGATGGAACATTGGCGGAAATTGGTCTCAGCGACTTTGTTCCACACGAAAGAAATTATTTTGAACAAGTTGCACATATCTTTAAAGAGTAA